Proteins from one Triticum aestivum cultivar Chinese Spring chromosome 7A, IWGSC CS RefSeq v2.1, whole genome shotgun sequence genomic window:
- the LOC123148385 gene encoding adenine DNA glycosylase yields the protein MAKSPKATTSRRPTRKPRASPAAVPPSADIEDLAPSGVLAGPTSAAPALRSGLLRWYDAHRRDLPWRFSAAPGREGREKRAYAVWVSEVMLQQTRVPVVIDYYSRWMARWPTVETLAAATQEEVNEMWAGLGYYRRARFLLEGANQIVEKGEFPSTASTLRQVRGIGDYTAGAIASIAFNEVTPLVDGNVVRVISRLFAIADNPKESSTVKRFWELAGQLVDPSRPGDFNQAMMELGATLCSKTKPDCSQCPVSGHCQALALSHENPLVGVTDYPRVVPKAKPRRDFAAVCVVQIAQGLEQETAAGKCNSFLLIKRPEEGLLAGLWEFPSVLVDERKTDPLNRRKEMDRYLKQLVDIDVEQESNLVLREDVGQHVHIFSHIRLTMHVELMVLKIKGDVGQVCNKGQGSTKLKLVDESSIDSMGLTSGIRKVYNMVKAFKEKKLLEQSQMPTRKRSRRQKQ from the exons ATGGCCAAGAGCCCCAAGGCGACCACCAGCCGGCGGCCCACCAGAAAACCGCGGGCCTCCCCCGCTGCCGTGCCCCCCTCGGCGGACATCGAGGACCTGGCGCCGTCGGGTGTCCTGGCGGGGCCCACCTCGGCGGCGCCCGCGCTGCGCTCGGGGTTGCTCCGGTGGTACGACGCGCACCGGCGCGACCTTCCGTGGCGATTCTCCGCGGCGCCGGGGCGCGAGGGCAGGGAGAAGAGGGCGTATGCGGTGTGGGTGTCGGAGGTGATGCTGCAGCAGACGAGGGTGCCCGTCGTCATCGATTACTACTCCCGGTGGATGGCGCGGTGGCCCACCGTGGAgaccctcgccgccgccactcaGGAG GAGGTGAATGAGATGTGGGCCGGTCTTGGGTACTACCGGAGGGCACGCTTTCTTCTGGAG GGAGCAAACCAGATTGTGGAAAAGGGGGAATTCCCTAGCACAGCATCAACACTTCGTCAGGTTCGCGGCATCGGGGATTACACAGCAGGCGCCATTGCCTCCATAGCCTTCAATGAG GTCACCCCACTTGTGGATGGAAATGTTGTACGTGTTATCAGCAGACTTTTTGCTATTGCTGATAACCCAAAAGAATCATCAACAGTAAAGAGATTCTG GGAGCTCGCTGGTCAACTGGTCGATCCATCAAGGCCAGGAGACTTCAACCAAGCAATGATGGAACTAGGAGCAACATTGTGCAGCAAGACTAAGCCTGATTGCTCCCAGTGCCCTGTCTCTGGCCACTGCCAAGCGCTTGCGCTTTCCCATGAAAATCCGTTGGTCGGAGTTACAGACTACCCACGGGTGGTTCCGAAAGCTAAACCGCGTCGTGATTTCGCTGCTGTTTGTGTTGTTCAAATTGCACAAGGCTTGGAGCAAGAGACGGCAGCCGGCAAATGTAATTCCTTTCTCTTGATAAAGAGGCCAGAAGAGGGCCTGCTTGCAGGGCTCTGGGAGTTCCCATCGGTTCTTGTTGACGAACGTAAGACCGACCCGCTCAACAGGAGAAAAGAGATGGATAGGTATTTGAAGCAGTTGGTTGACATAGATGTTGAACAGGAATCCAATCTGGTCCTCAGGGAGGATGTTGGTCAGCATGTTCACATTTTCTCCCACATTCGCTTGACGATGCATGTGGAGCTGATGGTTCTCAAGATCAAAG GTGATGTGGGTCAAGTATGCAACAAGGGACAAGGTAGCACGAAACTGAAACTTGTCGATGAAAGTTCAATCGATTCCATGGGCTTGACATCGGGAATTCGGAAG GTTTACAATATGGTGAAGGCTTTCAAGGAGAAAAAACTATTGGAGCAAAGCCAAATGCCCACGAGGAAAAGGAGCAGACGGCAAAAGCAGTAA
- the LOC123155002 gene encoding uncharacterized protein: MLIQQTNCSKPRRRGRRRVRRSGGGVRLGLLLRLRVRLSGIVGLLVRSVEELRCCSARGKIGCSTSRVRRPAASLGGSCRRRPAPAERNQSSFYNEAIADCLEFIKSRSTYVPAKDDKIVSLN; this comes from the coding sequence ATGCTGATCCAACAGACGAACTGCAGCAAGCCccggcggcgaggtcgccggcgtgTGCGCCGCAGCGGTGGTGGTGTCCGGCTGGGCTTGCTGCTCCGGCTGCGCGTGCGGCTGTCCGGCATCGTCGGCCTGCTCGTCAGGAGCGTGGAGGAGCTCAGATGCTGCTCCGCCCGTGGCAAGATCGGCTGCTCGACGTCGAGAGTGCGCAGGCCGGCGGCGTCCCTTGGCGGTAGCTGCCGTCGCCGTCCGGCGCCGGCAGAGAGGAATCAGAGTTCCTTCTACAACGAGGCCATAGCAGACTGCTTGGAGTTCATCAAGAGCAGATCGACCTACGTGCCTGCGAAGGATGATAAGATTGTCAGTTTGAATTAG